A portion of the Halogeometricum sp. S1BR25-6 genome contains these proteins:
- a CDS encoding DUF4212 domain-containing protein translates to MSDDSTREPADEPTVKPDGGVAASGSRNHRDVDYLDREVNLLRPSTPFMRDHLRIIWTGFAAWALVVFGPVTLTAVAPGVMTTPMPVIGFPLHYFLVAIGAPLGALLLAFWYARKRDALDEEYGITHGTTADGPEGTPERTATDGGRTE, encoded by the coding sequence ATGTCAGACGACAGTACACGCGAACCAGCCGACGAACCGACGGTGAAACCCGACGGTGGCGTCGCCGCTTCCGGGAGTCGGAATCACCGAGACGTCGATTACCTCGACAGGGAGGTGAACCTCCTCCGTCCGAGCACGCCGTTCATGCGGGACCACCTGCGCATCATCTGGACCGGATTCGCCGCGTGGGCGCTCGTCGTCTTCGGTCCGGTGACGCTGACCGCCGTCGCGCCGGGCGTGATGACGACGCCGATGCCCGTCATCGGCTTCCCGCTACACTACTTCCTCGTCGCCATCGGGGCGCCGCTCGGTGCGCTCCTCCTGGCGTTCTGGTACGCTCGCAAGCGCGACGCCCTCGACGAGGAGTACGGAATCACGCACGGAACGACCGCCGACGGACCCGAGGGGACACCCGAGAGAACGGCCACCGACGGAGGGCGGACCGAATGA
- the ilvD gene encoding dihydroxy-acid dehydratase → MSSQKPREEDDDERFSSGKDERLRSTEVTEGPDKAPHRAMFRAMGFDDEDLGSPMVGVANPAADITPCNAHLDDVADAAVEGVDAAGGMPIEFGTITISDAISMGTEGMKASLISREVIADSVELVSFGERMDALVTVAGCDKNLPGMMMAAIRTDLPSVFLYGGSIMPGEHQGREVTVQSVFEGVGTYAEGDMSADELDELERNACPGAGSCGGMFTANTMASISEALGLAPLGSASAPAESEERYDVARRAGEAVLEAVENDLRPSEILSKESFENAIALQVAVGGSTNAVLHLLALAAEAGIDLSIEEFDEISRRTPKIANLQPGGTRVMNDLHEEGGVPVVIRRLLDAGLFHGDAMTVTGRTIAEELERLDLPSDEEVGGDFIYTVDDPYQEEGAIKILTGNLAPDGAVLKVTGDDKFHHTGPVRVFENEEETMRYVQEGHIESGEVLAIRNEGPKGGPGMREMLGVTAAVVGQGHEDDVALLTDGRFSGATRGPMVGHVAPEAADGGPIALLEDGDTVTVDIQNRELSVDLSEEELDARREEWEPREPQYTTGVLAKYGSDFGSAANGAVTNPGAKR, encoded by the coding sequence ATGAGCAGTCAGAAGCCCCGCGAGGAGGACGACGACGAGCGATTCTCCAGCGGGAAGGACGAACGCCTCCGCAGCACGGAGGTCACGGAGGGGCCCGACAAGGCCCCACACCGCGCGATGTTCCGAGCGATGGGGTTCGACGACGAGGACCTCGGGTCGCCGATGGTCGGCGTCGCCAACCCCGCCGCAGACATCACGCCGTGTAACGCGCACCTCGACGACGTGGCCGACGCCGCCGTCGAGGGCGTCGACGCGGCGGGCGGGATGCCCATCGAATTCGGCACCATCACCATCTCCGACGCCATCTCGATGGGAACCGAGGGGATGAAGGCGTCGCTCATCTCCCGGGAGGTCATCGCCGACTCCGTCGAACTCGTCTCGTTCGGCGAACGGATGGACGCCTTGGTCACCGTCGCCGGGTGCGACAAGAACCTCCCCGGCATGATGATGGCCGCCATCCGCACCGACCTCCCGTCGGTGTTCCTCTACGGCGGGTCCATCATGCCCGGCGAGCATCAGGGCCGCGAGGTGACCGTCCAGAGCGTCTTCGAGGGCGTCGGCACCTACGCCGAGGGGGACATGAGCGCCGACGAACTCGACGAACTGGAGCGCAACGCCTGCCCCGGTGCGGGGTCCTGCGGCGGGATGTTCACCGCGAACACGATGGCCTCTATCTCCGAGGCGCTCGGACTCGCGCCGCTCGGTTCGGCCTCCGCGCCCGCGGAATCCGAGGAACGCTACGACGTGGCCCGCCGCGCCGGCGAGGCCGTCCTCGAAGCCGTCGAGAACGACCTGCGCCCCTCCGAAATCCTCTCGAAGGAGTCCTTCGAGAACGCCATCGCCCTGCAGGTGGCCGTCGGCGGGTCGACGAACGCCGTCCTCCACCTGCTGGCTCTCGCGGCGGAGGCGGGCATCGACCTCTCCATCGAGGAGTTCGACGAGATATCGCGCCGGACGCCGAAGATTGCGAACCTCCAACCCGGCGGCACGCGCGTCATGAACGACCTGCACGAGGAGGGCGGCGTTCCCGTCGTCATCCGCCGACTCCTCGACGCCGGCCTGTTCCACGGGGACGCGATGACCGTCACCGGCCGCACCATCGCGGAGGAACTGGAGCGACTCGACCTGCCGAGCGACGAGGAGGTCGGCGGCGACTTCATCTACACCGTCGACGACCCCTACCAGGAGGAGGGGGCCATCAAGATTCTCACCGGCAACCTCGCGCCCGACGGCGCCGTCCTGAAGGTGACCGGCGACGACAAGTTCCACCACACCGGCCCCGTACGCGTCTTCGAGAACGAGGAGGAGACGATGCGCTACGTGCAGGAGGGGCACATCGAGTCGGGCGAGGTTCTCGCCATCCGCAACGAAGGTCCGAAGGGCGGCCCCGGCATGCGCGAGATGCTCGGCGTCACCGCCGCCGTCGTCGGGCAGGGCCACGAGGACGACGTTGCCCTCCTGACCGACGGTCGGTTCTCCGGTGCGACGCGCGGCCCGATGGTCGGGCACGTCGCCCCTGAGGCGGCCGACGGCGGCCCCATCGCCCTCCTCGAAGACGGCGACACGGTGACCGTCGACATCCAGAACCGCGAACTGTCGGTCGACCTCTCCGAGGAGGAACTCGACGCGCGACGGGAGGAGTGGGAACCGCGCGAACCCCAGTACACGACGGGCGTGCTGGCGAAGTACGGCAGCGATTTCGGCTCCGCCGCGAACGGCGCGGTGACGAATCCGGGCGCGAAGCGGTAA
- a CDS encoding MogA/MoaB family molybdenum cofactor biosynthesis protein, translating into MSEHGHDGIGSAGDSHNHREHHDGQRTGAGEDESGSGEDAGGEAHDHDHHDHDVSDLGVGVVTVSTSRSIEDDPAGDAIRDAFEDSGHQVTVRELIDDSFDGVQSTVNRLVGRDDVDIVVTTGGTGVTPDDVTVEAVTDLMHKTLPGFGELFRRLSYDEIGTRVVGTRTTAGIADHTPVFCLPGSENAARLGAEEILVPEAPHLAGLASRE; encoded by the coding sequence GTGAGCGAACACGGACACGACGGAATCGGGAGCGCCGGCGACTCGCACAACCACCGAGAGCACCACGACGGCCAGCGGACGGGGGCGGGCGAGGACGAGAGCGGAAGCGGCGAAGACGCGGGCGGCGAGGCGCACGACCACGACCACCACGACCACGACGTATCCGACCTCGGCGTCGGCGTCGTCACCGTCTCCACCTCCCGGTCCATCGAGGACGACCCGGCGGGCGACGCCATCCGCGACGCGTTCGAGGACAGCGGTCACCAGGTGACCGTCCGCGAACTCATCGACGACAGCTTCGACGGCGTCCAATCGACCGTGAACCGCCTCGTCGGCCGCGACGACGTCGACATCGTCGTCACGACGGGCGGAACGGGCGTGACGCCCGACGACGTGACCGTAGAGGCCGTCACCGACCTGATGCACAAGACGCTACCCGGGTTCGGCGAACTGTTCCGTCGGCTCTCCTACGACGAGATAGGGACGCGCGTCGTCGGCACCCGGACGACGGCCGGCATCGCCGACCACACGCCGGTGTTCTGTCTCCCCGGCAGCGAGAACGCCGCCCGCCTCGGCGCCGAGGAGATTCTGGTTCCCGAGGCGCCGCATCTGGCGGGGTTGGCGAGCAGGGAGTGA
- a CDS encoding helix-turn-helix transcriptional regulator, giving the protein MTVSGRSLEAMVTNREPILRALVRGPLNKPELTEAVDSSRSTVDRAIRELVDAGLVGRADGRYEATLAGRSALDAVEAFHDRMHGVESAAGVLSHLGPDEPINPDFLAGADVHVATPEMPDGVVERLFDSVEAATHLRGIAPVALSGHLNGFYEAARSNDARVEMLIDADVLDSLVATASTRETLLAQLRKERVTILRGEVPFSFGLWLTEAEAGVVVYSDTGVRGVIINDDAEACAWAETIFETLSAEAQRLTASGIATDD; this is encoded by the coding sequence ATGACTGTCTCCGGACGGTCGCTCGAAGCCATGGTGACGAACCGCGAGCCGATACTTCGAGCGCTCGTCCGGGGACCGCTGAACAAGCCCGAACTGACAGAGGCGGTGGACAGTTCCCGCTCCACCGTCGACCGGGCGATACGCGAACTCGTCGACGCCGGTCTGGTGGGGCGCGCCGACGGGCGGTACGAGGCGACGCTGGCCGGTCGGTCGGCGCTCGACGCCGTCGAGGCGTTCCACGACCGGATGCACGGGGTCGAATCCGCGGCGGGCGTGCTCTCGCACCTCGGGCCGGACGAGCCCATCAACCCGGATTTTCTCGCCGGCGCCGACGTGCACGTGGCGACGCCGGAGATGCCCGACGGCGTCGTCGAGCGTCTGTTCGACAGCGTGGAGGCGGCGACGCACCTCCGCGGCATCGCCCCCGTCGCCCTCTCCGGACACCTGAACGGGTTCTACGAGGCCGCGCGGTCGAACGACGCCCGCGTCGAGATGCTCATCGACGCCGACGTCCTCGACAGTCTCGTCGCCACGGCCAGCACCCGAGAGACCCTCCTCGCACAACTCCGCAAAGAGCGAGTGACTATCCTGCGCGGCGAGGTTCCGTTCTCGTTCGGTCTGTGGCTCACCGAGGCGGAGGCCGGCGTCGTGGTCTACAGCGACACGGGCGTCCGCGGCGTCATCATCAACGACGACGCCGAGGCGTGCGCGTGGGCCGAGACAATATTCGAGACGCTCTCCGCGGAGGCTCAGCGGCTCACCGCGTCCGGTATCGCGACCGACGACTGA
- a CDS encoding zinc-binding dehydrogenase: MQAVQFAEHGDRDVIEYGDFPDPEAGRGEVVVDVKAAALNHLDIWTRRGMPGIDLEMPHIPGSDMAGVVHEVGEGVTRFEPGDRVALIAGVAGENTEFSRKGDPTLSYDFHIIGEHVRGVHSEYAAVPAANLVPVPEGVDWEVAGSASLVFQTAWRMLRDRGELRSGESVLVLGASGGVGHAAVQIADHAGAEVFATASTDEKLEYARECGADHVINYDEDDFADVVSEKTGRRGVDMVVDHVGADTYQDSLKSLRKGGRVVTCGATTGPNPDAGLNRIFWNQLSVIGSTMATPGQADEALQHVWNGTFEPRIREVLPMSEAARAHEMIENREGFGKVVVIPDSEL, encoded by the coding sequence ATGCAGGCTGTCCAATTCGCGGAACACGGCGACCGAGACGTCATCGAGTACGGCGACTTCCCGGACCCGGAGGCGGGGCGCGGCGAAGTCGTGGTCGACGTGAAGGCGGCGGCGTTGAACCACCTCGACATCTGGACGCGGCGAGGGATGCCCGGCATCGACCTGGAGATGCCGCACATTCCGGGCAGCGACATGGCGGGCGTCGTCCACGAAGTCGGCGAGGGCGTCACGCGCTTCGAACCCGGCGACCGAGTGGCGCTCATCGCGGGCGTCGCCGGCGAGAACACCGAGTTCTCCCGGAAGGGCGACCCGACGCTCTCCTACGACTTCCACATCATCGGCGAACACGTCCGCGGCGTCCACTCCGAGTACGCGGCCGTCCCCGCCGCGAACCTCGTCCCCGTCCCGGAAGGCGTCGACTGGGAGGTGGCCGGGTCGGCGTCGCTGGTGTTTCAGACCGCCTGGCGGATGCTCCGCGACCGCGGCGAACTCCGCTCGGGCGAGTCCGTCCTCGTCCTCGGCGCGTCCGGCGGCGTCGGGCACGCAGCGGTCCAGATAGCCGACCACGCCGGTGCGGAGGTGTTCGCGACGGCGTCGACGGACGAGAAACTGGAGTACGCCCGCGAGTGCGGCGCGGACCACGTCATCAACTACGACGAGGACGACTTCGCCGACGTCGTCAGCGAGAAGACCGGTCGGCGCGGCGTCGACATGGTCGTCGACCACGTCGGCGCGGACACGTATCAGGACTCCCTGAAGAGTCTCCGGAAGGGCGGCCGCGTCGTCACCTGCGGGGCGACGACGGGTCCGAACCCCGACGCCGGTCTCAACCGCATCTTCTGGAATCAGCTCTCGGTCATCGGGTCGACGATGGCGACGCCCGGGCAGGCCGACGAGGCCCTCCAGCACGTCTGGAACGGCACCTTCGAACCCCGCATCCGCGAAGTGCTCCCGATGAGCGAGGCGGCGCGCGCCCACGAGATGATAGAGAACCGTGAGGGCTTTGGCAAGGTGGTGGTAATCCCAGACAGTGAGCTCTGA
- a CDS encoding DUF5802 family protein, with product MFEQFSSGYYLGRLYVEPYDGDVPAIHRTDHTHVNERLYAEADLVRLDVPLVMKLDTGHFPVVGDEGVPSGTLALPRDFAESDLPDDRDVLLAKPARANELLRYAGYDFDDAAMA from the coding sequence ATGTTCGAACAGTTTTCCAGCGGTTACTACTTGGGTCGCCTGTACGTCGAACCGTACGACGGCGACGTTCCCGCGATACACCGAACCGACCACACGCACGTCAACGAACGCCTGTACGCCGAGGCGGACCTCGTCCGACTCGACGTACCCCTCGTGATGAAACTCGACACCGGGCACTTCCCCGTCGTCGGCGACGAGGGCGTCCCGTCGGGGACACTCGCCCTCCCCCGAGACTTCGCGGAGTCGGACCTCCCGGACGACAGGGACGTGCTCCTCGCGAAACCCGCGCGGGCGAACGAACTCCTGCGCTACGCGGGATACGATTTCGACGACGCCGCGATGGCCTGA